The nucleotide window GCCGGTGCCGCTGTCCGAGGAGTGGCCGGGGCCGGGGCTGACGACCTCTCCCGCCGAACCGGTGCGCTGCCCGCCGGAGTCGGACCTGGGCATGAACGCCACGGCGTACGCGACGGCCGCCGCCATGGCGAGCAGGATCAGCAGCAGCAGGGTGCGGCCGAGCCGGCGGGGCCCGGCCTCCCCGCCCTGCCTGTCCCGCTTGTGCCGGCCGTGCGGGCTGGTGGCGGGCAGTCCGGCGCGGCGCCTGCGGACCATCTCGCCCCGGCGCCGTACGACGGGCAGCCGGGTGGGGTCCATGGGCGGCGCCGCGACGACGTACGTACCCGCCTCGGGCTCGGGCGCCGACCGCACCAGCGAACGCAGCCAGCCCCGCAGCTCCTCGAAGTCCAGTCGCTCGGTGGGGTCCTGACGCAGCAGCGACTCCACGACCGGCCGGAGCGGACCGCACTCCTCCGCGAAGGCGGGCGGCTCGGCGCACACCAGCTGCACCAGTTCGGCGGTGTTCTCCTCGGGGTAGGGCGCGTGGCCCTGGACGGCGCGGAAGAGCAGCGCGCCCAGCGCCCACAGGTCGGTCGCGGGGCCGATCGGCGCCGCCAGCTGCCAGTTCTCGTGCACCGGTCCGGCCTGCTCGGGCGCCCAGCGCTCGGTGACGGGTCCCACGACGGCCATCCGCGCCTGCCGGGCCCGCTCCGCGGCCAGCGCGGTGGCCGGTCCGCGCCCGGCGGGCACCGCGGCGGAGGTGAGCCGGTTCCACTGGGTGGGAGCCACGCCGGTGCCGGTGTCCAAGGCGGTGCCGGTGTCCGGAGCGGCCCGGTCGGCCGAGGGCGCGTACCCGGCGCCGTACGCGGCCGTCTCCGCCGCCCGTCCCCCGGTCGCGCCGCCACCGCTGCCGCCGCCCGGAAGCACGGAAGCACGGTCCTGCCCGGAATCCGTGACCATAGGCGCGCCCCCGCGCGGCGCCGCGCCGTGCCAGGAACCGGGCGGCCGTACCCCGTACGGGTCGACGATCTGCCCCGGCGGCGCGGTGTGCTCCATCCCGTGTCCGGACCCGGCGATCTGCCCCGATATCTGGCCCGGAACCTGTCCGGTGAGCTCGCCGGCCTGCCGACCGGGGTGCTGACCGGCCTGCTGACCGGCCCCGGTGTCGCTTCCGGCGGACCGGGGCCGCGGAGCGGGCAGCGCAGGGTTCCGGCCGTCCCGCTGCTCCTCCTGCACCCTGGCCGCCGCCCGCGCGCCCGCCCGGTAGGCGGCGATGGCTCCGGCCCGCGCGGCCCGTACGTCGCCGCCCGCGTCCAGCGCCCGCTGGGCCATGTCCGAGGCCCGCGCGGTCTGCGCCTGCGCCTGTGTGACGGGCAGGGCGCTACCGCCCCCGCGCACGGCCTCGACCGCGGCACGTCCGCCGTCCGGTCCACGCGCTCCGGGCACCGCCTGCCCGAACTGCCCGATCCCGCCGTCCGTCCTGCCCGCTGTCCTGCCTGTCTGCCCGGACGGACCGCCCGGGCCCGCCCCGTGTCCCGGGGCCGCCGGGCCGCCGGGACCGGCCGGACCTCCCGCGCCCCCTCCGGCCCTCCGGGCCACCGTCCGGCGCGGGCCGGCCCGCGCCGCCTTGGTCCTCACCCTCGGCGGGCGGCACCGGGTCGTACCCGCACAGTGCCTCCTCCGCGGCTCCGGAGGCGAGCCCCGTGAGCATCACCCGCCCGTCGTCGCAGACCAGCACCGTGCGCGCGGTGATGTTCCGGTGCACCCAGCCGTGCGCGTGCAGCACCCGCAGCGCGGTCAGCACGTCGGAGGCCACCTCGGCGGCCCGGTAGGGGCTCAGCGGCCCCTCGTCGAGCAGCGCCGCGAGCTGCCGCGAGGGCACCGACTCACTCACTATCCAGAGCGACCCGCCCTCGGCGAACACGTCGAAGACCTGGGCCAGCCGCGGGTGATCGGGGATCTGCGCCGCGGCCTGCGCCGCCTCGATCGCCCGTCGCACGGCGGGCTCGGCGGGCTGCCGGGTGGTCCGTGCGGAAGGGCGCCGCAGACCCGAGTCCCGCGCCACGAACCCGTCGGGCAGCCCGTCCGCGTCGAGCACCTCCGCCTCGACGACCTCGGGCAACGGCACCTGCCGGACCACGACCTCCTGGCCGCTGTAGGTGTCGAAGGCGCGGGACTCGCGGAAGTCGTCCTCGTCCGACAGCGGGAGAGGCAGGCGATAACGGTCGGCGAGTACCCGTCCCGCATAGTCGTCCACGAAGCCTCCCCCGGCCGCCCGGTTGGTCAATTCCGTTCGCCTTGCGCCCCGTTGTCGCCGCGGTTGTGGCTGCGTACGGTCCGCAACCACTCACGATACGTGCCGAAGTCAACCCGCAATGAGGAGATACCAGATCTCCATTGTCTCGTGACCCTCAGGACTTCGGTTCGAACGACTTCGTCAGCGTCCGCCACGTCTCCTCACGGAGCTCGGTGCCCCATTTCGAGGCCTTCGCGGTGTACATGAGCGCATATCCCTGGCTGCCGTCGACGACGAAGCCGCGGTCTATGGACCGGTATTGCGTGCCGCTCTCCACGTAGGTGAATTCCCAGTCGGCCGTGTTCCAGCCGCGGTAGTCCACCTTCTCTATTCGAATCCGCTCGTACTGCGACCGCCGCATGAACCTCTCTTGGTTCTTCCAGTCGGCCACCGGGTCGGACTTGGGCGTCGTGGTCCAGCCGACCAGCAGCTTCTGTCCGTCGGGACCGGCGAACCGGGCGCCGGCCGCACTGGTGGACTGGTATTTCCAGCCCTTCGGCAGACCGATCGAGAAGCCCTGCCCGTCCTTGTGCGTCGACTCGACCCCGCTGCCCGAACCGCTGCCGGAGCCGTCCTGCGAGCCGCCCGAGTCGTCCGACTCGCCGGAAGCGCTCGCACTGGGCGAACTCTCCTCGGTCGCGCCGCCGGAGGAGGAGCCCGCCTTGCCGTCGTCGTCCTTGCCCGTGCCGCTGCCCTCGTCCTGCTTGGTGTCGCTTCCCGCGTTCGCGCCGCTGGATGTGGAAGTGTCGGCTCCGCCCTTGTCGCCCTTGGAGGCCGAGCCGTCGTCGCCACCCAGCGTGACGGCGAGGATCGTGCCCAGCACGGCCAGCGCCACGACGACGGCGACGATCACCAGCGAGCGCCGGGACACCACATCGGTGAGCGGCGCCCGGGACGTGGTGGTCCGCGCGGGCGCACCGCCGGAACCGCCCGAACTTCCGCCGACCGCACTGGAGTTCAGTACGGCAGCGGCATCCCGGTGCTGCGCGGAAGCGGCCGCACCGGTTCCCTCGGCGCCGGTCCCCCCGGCTGCGGTCCCCCCGGCTGCGGCCCCCGTCGCGGCGGCGGCCGGGGCGGAGCGGGCCCCGGAGGCGGGGCCCGGATCGCCGGCGGACGCGGAGCGCGCGGGGGCGCCCGGCGCCGCCGGGGCGGAGGCCGCGCCGGCCGGTCCGCCCGGTGCCTGCGCCGGCCGGTCCGCGGCGACCCCGGTACCGGCGGCTCCGGCGGCGGCGACAGCTCCTGCCGCCGCACCCTTGCCCTTGGCCTTGCCCTTGCCCTTGCGTGCGGAGCGCAGCGCCCCGCGCAGCCGGTCCGCGGGTTCCTCGCTCTTCCTGCCGCCGCCCGGGGTCCCCTTCTTCGCCCGGTCCTGCGCGGGGATGTCCGGCAACGGCACGATCTTCGTCGCGTCCACCGGCTCCGGCTCGTCCTCGGGCTCGGGCGTGTTGATCACCTCGGTGAGCATCGCCCGTGCCCCGGCGTCGTCGAGCCGCTGTTCGGGGTCCTTGACGAGGAGGCCGTAGATCACGTTCTCCAGCGGGCCCGCGTTCTTCGGCTGCTCCACCGGCTCCGTCATCACCGCGGTGAGCGTGGCGATGGCGGACCCCTTGTCGTACGGCGGTACGCCTTCCACCGCCGCGTACAGCAGGCCGCCGAGCGACCACAGGTCGGCCGCGGGGCCCGGCTTGTGTCCCCGGGCCCGCTCCGGCGAGATGTACGAGGGCGCGCCGACCAGCATGCCGGTCGAGGTGATGGACGGGTCGCCCTCGACCTGGGCGATGCCGAAGTCCGTGAGCACGACCCGGCCGTCCTCGGCGATGAGCACGTTCGACGGCTTCACGTCGCGGTGCAGGATGCCCTCGCGGTGCGCCGAACGCAGCACGTCCAGGATGGCGAGGCCGACCTCCGCCGCGCGCTTCGGCGTGAGCAGCCCGTCCTCACGGATCACCTCGGCGAGGGACTTGCCCTCGACGAGTTCCATCACGATCCACGGCCGGTCGTCCTCGTCGACCACGTCGTAGACGGTCACCGCGCTGTTGTTCCGGATCCGCGCGATCGCCTTGGCCTCGCGGAAGGTCCGGGTGATCAGCCGGCGCTTCTCATCCTCGTCGATGCGCGGCGGCAACCGCAGTTCCTTCACGGCGACCGTGCGCCCCAGCGTCTCGTCCTCCGCCCGCCACACGGTGCCCATGCCGCCGCGGCCGAGGACTCCCCCCAACCGGTACCGCCCGGCGAGGAGACGTCCATTATCGTCCTGACGGGATGCTCCCGCCCGCTCCGCCTCCGACATGCGTCCCCTCATGCAACCCGCCCTGACAGAGCCTCC belongs to Streptomyces sp. V3I8 and includes:
- a CDS encoding serine/threonine-protein kinase, whose product is MSEAERAGASRQDDNGRLLAGRYRLGGVLGRGGMGTVWRAEDETLGRTVAVKELRLPPRIDEDEKRRLITRTFREAKAIARIRNNSAVTVYDVVDEDDRPWIVMELVEGKSLAEVIREDGLLTPKRAAEVGLAILDVLRSAHREGILHRDVKPSNVLIAEDGRVVLTDFGIAQVEGDPSITSTGMLVGAPSYISPERARGHKPGPAADLWSLGGLLYAAVEGVPPYDKGSAIATLTAVMTEPVEQPKNAGPLENVIYGLLVKDPEQRLDDAGARAMLTEVINTPEPEDEPEPVDATKIVPLPDIPAQDRAKKGTPGGGRKSEEPADRLRGALRSARKGKGKAKGKGAAAGAVAAAGAAGTGVAADRPAQAPGGPAGAASAPAAPGAPARSASAGDPGPASGARSAPAAAATGAAAGGTAAGGTGAEGTGAAASAQHRDAAAVLNSSAVGGSSGGSGGAPARTTTSRAPLTDVVSRRSLVIVAVVVALAVLGTILAVTLGGDDGSASKGDKGGADTSTSSGANAGSDTKQDEGSGTGKDDDGKAGSSSGGATEESSPSASASGESDDSGGSQDGSGSGSGSGVESTHKDGQGFSIGLPKGWKYQSTSAAGARFAGPDGQKLLVGWTTTPKSDPVADWKNQERFMRRSQYERIRIEKVDYRGWNTADWEFTYVESGTQYRSIDRGFVVDGSQGYALMYTAKASKWGTELREETWRTLTKSFEPKS